One Rattus rattus isolate New Zealand chromosome 12, Rrattus_CSIRO_v1, whole genome shotgun sequence genomic window carries:
- the Rubcnl gene encoding protein associated with UVRAG as autophagy enhancer, whose translation MNSRVSPSGTTATGELSFEHVHSTPGKMVSQSTGQQDYPMDSCERTSRAFQDADGLPSVLDTDQPACQLDVRLIRHKASWINPLCVQQPLRESGLQRPTAQNSENHVEVDTPSPSDLSILPQRDSLAEVSLSENTADVICSSSAYCSWGEKGDFFLATEEQEAHPQQKSLLKNPKAVATSPFSKDSVHSESPHLTASTDDGDAQSSRSHSWNFFPLETFILPADMEKENVHFYAADLIISVIENLKCNLLSQQQPGSSGTEEASRSCGTGAEVTFHTHAKQEPDPSASSHTGCEGCAALQVSPVAEALSYCPVAIEACTLDLNKLVILELGKSNDLMKGCRGSYSSSESATCKSNLSLAGLLARELFRGFYKYWMLSEDVTRQPPGSLTPTSSGVGEEEQAEEELDSSVDTAREVMLKSRVPGTEDWVPPPCQIILTVHPPVKRDTAVVAQNFFCAGCGTPVQPKFVKRLRYCEYLGKYFCDRCHSSAESCIPARILLMWDFRKYQVSDFSKWLLDSIWHQPIFNLLSGHHSLYAKVKELDRVKDIQEQLFHIKKLLKTCRFADSVLKEFEQVPSHLTDECHMFSMDDFLRTKKGLLAPLLKDILRASLAHVDSCELCQGKGFICEFCQSTTVIFPFQTMTCRRCAGCRACFHKQCFQSSRCPRCARIIARRQHSESLTGT comes from the exons ATGAATTCAAGGGTCTCACCCAGCGGTACAACGGCCACTGGAGAACTGAGTTTTGAGCACGTTCACTCCACACCTGGAAAGATGGTGTCCCAATCCACAGGCCAGCAAGACTATCCTATGGACTCCTGTGAAAGGACCAGCCGTGCCTTTCAGGACGCTGATGGCTTGCCCAGTGTCCTGGACACCGACCAACCTGCTTGCCAGTTAGATGTGAGGCTCATAAGACACAAAGCTTCCTGGATCAACCCACTGTGTGTGCAGCAGCCGCTTCGAGAATCAGGCCTCCAAAGACCAACGGCGCAGAACAGTGAGAACCACGTGGAAGTGGACACTCCCTCGCCCTCGGACCTTTCGATATTGCCCCAGAGGGACTCCCTGGCTGAGGTGTCATTGTCTGAGAATACTGCTGATGTCATCTGCAGCAGCTCTGCTTATTGCTCCTGGGGAGAGAAGGGTGACTTCTTCCTGGCCACAGAAGAGCAAGAGGCTCATCCCCAGCAGAAGTCTCTGCTCAAAAACCCCAAGGCTGTGGCCACTTCCCCATTCTCTAAGGACAGTGTCCATTCTGAGTCTCCTCATTTGACAGCTTCTACGGATGATG GTGATGCTCAGAGCAGCAGGAGCCATTCTTGGAATTTCTTCCCACTGGAGACATTCATTCTGCCTGCTGACATGGAAAAG GAAAACGTCCACTTTTATGCTGCAGACCTGATCATCTCAGTAATAGAGAATTTGAAGTGCAATCTTCTGAGTCAACAGCAGCCAGGGAGTTCGGGCACAGAAGAGGCCAGCAGGTCATGTGGGACCGGAGCAGAAGTGACCTTTCATACCCATGCAAAGCAGGAGCCAGACCCCTCCGCTTCTTCCCACACTGGCTGTGAAG gTTGTGCTGCACTCCAGGTCAGCCCAGTGGCTGAGGCACTTTCTTACTGTCCTGTGGCGATAGAGGCCTGCACACTTGACTTGAACAAATTGGTCATATTAG AACTTGGGAAATCCAATGACCTCATGAAAGGCTGCAGAGGCTCCTACAGCTCTTCAGAGAG TGCAACTTGCAAGTCGAATCTCAGTCTTGCTGGGCTCTTAGCCAGAGAGTTGTTCCGAGGGTTCTATAAGTACTGGATGCTGTCAGAAGATGTCACTCGTCAGCCTCCAGGCTCCCTGACCCCCACTAGCTCAGGA GTTGGGGAAGAAGAACAAGCTGAGGAAGAGCTTGACTCCAGTGTGGATACAGCACGGGAAGTCATGCTTAAGTccagggtcccagggactgaagaCTGGGTGCCCCCTCCATGCCAAATCATACTTACTGTTCACCCGCCAGTCAA GAGGGACACAGCAGTCGTGGCCCAGAATTTCTTCTGTGCTGGATGTGGGACTCCCGTACAACCCA AGTTTGTGAAGCGGCTCCGATACTGTGAGTACCTCGGGAAGTACTTCTGTGACAGATGCCACTCATCTGCAGAGTCCTGTATCCCTGCTCGGATCCTGCTGATGTGGGACTTCAGGAAGTACCAAGTCAGCGATTTCTCTAAATGGCTACTGGACAGCATATGGCATCAGCCCATCTTCAACCTGTTAAGTGGGCATCACAGCCTCTATGCAAAAGTCAAGGAACTGGATAGGGTGAAG GACATCCAGGAGCAACTTTTTCATATCAAGAAGCTGTTGAAGACTTGCAGGTTTGCTGACAG TGTGCTGAAGGAGTTTGAACAGGTTCCCAGTCATTTGACTGATGAATGCCACATGTTCTCCATGGACGACTTCCTCAGGACCAAGAAAGGACTGTTGGCACCTTTGCTCAAGGACATCCTGAGAGCTTCTCTTGCCCACGTGGACAGCTGTGAG CTGTGCCAGGGGAAGGGCTTCATTTGTGAGTTTTGCCAGAGCACGACTGTCATCTTCCCATTTCAGACCATGACTTGTAGAAGATGTGCAG GGTGCAGGGCCTGCTTCCACAAACAGTGCTTCCAGTCTTCCAGATGCCCTCGCTGTGCCAGGATCATAGCCCGGAGACAACATTCGGAGAGCTTAACAGGGACATGA